In a genomic window of Coregonus clupeaformis isolate EN_2021a chromosome 27, ASM2061545v1, whole genome shotgun sequence:
- the cdc23 gene encoding cell division cycle protein 23 homolog, translating into MADLCSEFGDLVKIKKQLISVISLCKERGLVHSVKWASELAFALDPLPKNELPPPAAFTEEDAQDLDALGLAKSYFDLKEYDRAAYFLRGCRSQKAYFLYMYSRYLSGEKKKDDETVDSLGPLEKGQVRNEALRELRVELSKKHSAGELDGFALYLYGVVLRKLDLLKEAVDVFVEATHALPLHWGAWLELCNLITNIDMLKSLSLPDCWIRDFFMAHMYTELQMIKEALQKYQSLIESGFSKSTYIVSQIAVAYHNIRDIDQALALFNELREQDPFRIENMDTFSNLLYVRSMKPELSYLAHNLVEIDKYRVETCCVIGNYYSLRSQHEKAALYFQRALKLNPRCLGAWTLMGHEYMEMKNTSAAIQAYRHAIEVNKRDYRAWYGLGQTYEILKMPFYCLYYYRKAHQLRPNDSRMLVALGESYEKLSQHVEAKKCYWRAYSVGDVERMALLKLAKLHEQLNEADDAAQCYIIYIQDIFSCGEQLEHAEVSTALRYLGQYYFKNKLYDEASLCAQRCCDYNDAREEGKALLRQISQVRDQMEASSTDLFGPLSSNNNTPVRRVSPLDLSSFTP; encoded by the exons ATGGCGGACTTGTGTAGTGAGTTTGGCGATTtagttaaaataaaaaaacagctgATCTCTGTGATATCGCTTTGTAAAGAAAGAGGACTTGTACATAGCGTGAAATG GGCTTCAGAGTTGGCATTTGCCCTGGACCCCCTTCCCAAGAATGAATTACCTCCACCGGCAGCTTTTACTGAG GAGGATGCTCAGGACCTGGATGCTCTTGGCCTGGCCAAGTCCTACTTTGACCTGAAAGAGTATGACCGCGCTGCCTACTTCCTTCGGGGCTGCCGCAGCCAGAAAGCATACTTCCTGTACATGTACTCTCGCTATCTG TCTGGAGAAAAGAAGAAAGATGATGAGACGGTGGACAGCCTTG GGCCTCTGGAGAAAGGTCAGGTGCGTAATGAGGCTCTGCGGGAGCTGAGGGTGGAGCTGAGTAAGAAGCACAGTGCTGGAGAGCTGGATGGATTCGCTCTGTACCT GTATGGGGTGGTGCTGCGGAagctggatctactgaaggaggCGGTAGATGTGTTTGTGGAGGCGACCCATGCCTTACCTCTACACTGGGGAGCATGGTTGGAACTCTGTAACCTCATCACCAACATTGACATG CTGAAGTCCCTGTCTCTGCCAGACTGCTGGATCAGAGACTTCTTCATGGCCCACATGTACACAGAGCTGCAGATGATCAAAGAGGCCCTGCAGAAATACCAGAGTCTGATTGAGTCCGGCTTCTCCAAGAGCACGTATATCGTCTCACAGATCGCTGTGGCCTACCACAACATCCGAG ATATTGACCAGGCTCTGGCTCTGTTCAATGAGTTGCGGGAGCAGGATCCCTTTCGCATTGAGAACATGGACACGTTCTCCAACCTGCTATACGTCCGG AGCATGAAGCCAGAGCTCAGCTATCTGGCCCACAACCTGGTGGAGATTGACAAGTACAGGGTAGAAACCTGCTGTGTCATCG GTAACTACTACAGTTTGCGGTCGCAGCATGAAAAGGCAGCGCTGTACTTCCAGAGGGCTCTGAAGCTGAACCCTCGCTGCCTGGGGGCCTGGACTCTGATGGGCCACGAGTACATGGAGATGAAGAACACCTCCGCTGCCATCCAGGCCTACAG GCATGCTATAGAAGTGAACAAGCGAGACTACCGTGCCTGGTATGGTCTGGGACAGACCTATGAGATCCTCAAGATGCCCTTCTACTGCCTGTACTACTATCGAAAGGCCCACCAGCTCAG GCCCAATGACTCTCGTATGCTGGTTGCTTTGGGAGAGAGCTACGAGAAACTCTCACAACATGTGGAGGCCAAGAAG TGTTACTGGAGGGCTTACTCTGTGGGGGACGTGGAGAGGATGGCCCTACTGAAACTGGCAAA ACTTCACGAGCAGCTTAATGAGGCTGACGATGCGGCCCAGTGTTACATCATCTACATCCAAGACATCTTCTCCTGTGGG GAGCAGCTGGAGCATGCAGAGGTGAGCACGGCGCTGCGTTACCTTGGCCAGTACTACTTCAAGAACAAGCTTTACGACGAGGCTTCACTGTGTGCACAACGCTGCTGTGACTACAACGAC GCTCGTGAGGAAGGGAAGGCTCTGCTCAGACAGATCTCCCAGGTCAGAGACCAGATGGAGGCCTCATCCACAGACCTGTTTGGACCGCTGTCCTCCAACAACAACACCCCTGTTAGGAGGGTGTCCCCCCTCGACCTGTCGTCCTTCACCCCCTGA
- the kif20a gene encoding kinesin-like protein KIF20A, with product MALSMASPCGVLSDEEEGGMAVFESTAADIGGLVGQRLNKVTLPEISIISPGLEPRPSIREKALAKPGVIRQGSSEEGNTEKVKVFLRIRPLTEGEKERGEEQGCVCVQNEETLMLKAPKDSQNMKSAERGVAHGTHKFSFSQIFGPETKQQDFFESTMKEMVRDVLRGESRLLYTYGVTNSGKTYTIQGVGREAGLLPRALVSVFRKLQGRLYGAMDLKPVLYQEVRQLDAGEVRAEEIRKDCLLKEEDGMTSRMRGGTSTWDSGIGGHSITSHIATQLEDSDSVCLEPDSLSHSGGEELEEGVQFSVWVSFYEIYNEFLYDLLEAPPSLQPKKRAILRLSDDKQGNPYVKDLTWVQVHSAEEAWRVLRAGRRNQSFASTHLNHNSSRSHSIFSIRILHVHPEADQGQATQTSELAVCDLAGSERCKDQRNEERMKEANNINTSLHTLGRCIAALRHNQNNKSRPPQVVPFRDSKLTRVLQGFFCGRGRSSMVVNINPCASTYDETLQALKFSAIATQLVHGSSTKTRVAYILSLLREPQPHSNDSTLMEDDDDSDEDGDITMFDSDALLRAIEVLKREVQRQREEKEALEATVREQVFSEMMEVISGMEKDFSQTLETEKALMEERFEDKINNLQKSLKRYYNQEIEERDEQIEALTAGLEKRGGVSLAEPAPLPLFPPLALGGEAEGPTPRRSQRLASTTTGELSRVRAELLEKTQELRRVQGQLTPPEPSDALTNAADRKLGEGQKNLRQLRLDLQRLGLNLQSGERACCRNTGGERLRHALASADHTLAKQDQTLVELQNGLLLIKADLRRKAETLAQMGQMPPCGSASATPGSCQKRGCGAAGNAENQPPEKQSFFRSLLSQRTPSRNRQGRPREDQTTPYSRILRSRQQSPPPSPCPSGRYRVTKC from the exons ATGGCGTTGTCTATGGCGTCTCCATGTGGAGTCCTGTCTGACGAGGAGGAGGGGGGCATGGCTGTGTTTGAATCCACGGCAGCTGACATCGGAGGCCTGGTGGGACAACGACTGAACAAAGTCACTCTGCCTGAGATCTCCATCATCTCCCCTGGACTAGAACCTCGGCCATCCATCAGAGAG AAAGCGTTGGCGAAGCCTGGAGTGATCAGACAAGGCAGCAGTGAAGAAGGGAACACTGAGAAAGTGAAGGTATTTCTGCGTATCCGCCCCCTGactgagggagagaaggaaagaggagaggaacag ggctgtgtgtgtgttcaaaacGAAGAGACCCTGATGCTGAAAGCCCCCAAAGACTCCCAGAACATGAAGAGTGCAGAGAGGGGTGTTGCCCATGGCACCCACAAGTTCAGCTTCTCTCAG ATCTTTGGTCCAGAGACCAAACAGCAGGACTTTTTCGAGAGCACCATGAAGGAGATGGTGAGAGACGTGCTTCGTGGAGAGAGTCGGCTCCTCTACACATATGGTGTCACCAACTCTGGCAAGACCTACACCATTCAGG GAGTGGGTCGTGAGGCGGGCCTCCTGCCCCGGGCCCTGGTGTCTGTGTTCAGGAAGCTGCAGGGCCGTCTCTACGGGGCCATGGACCTCAAGCCTGTCCTCTACCAGGAGGTACGCCAGCTGGACGCCGGTGAGGTCCGGGCCGAGGAGATCCGCAAAGACTGTCTGCTCAAAGAG GAGGATGGCATGACTTCTCGGATGCGAGGCGGCACCAGTACCTGGGACAGCGGCATCGGTGGACACTCCATAACCAGCCACATCGCCACCCAGCTAGAGG ACTCTGACAGTGTGTGTCTGGAGCCCGACAGCCTGTCCCACAGTGGaggggaggagctggaggagggggtgCAGTTCTCTGTCTGGGTGTCCTTCTATGAGATCTACAATGAGTTCCTGTATGACCTGCTTGAGGCTCCGCCCTCCCTGCAGCCTAAGAAGAGGGCCATCCTGCGGCTGAGTGATGACAAGCAGGGGAACCCTTACGTCAAGG ATCTCACCTGGGTGCAGGTCCACAGTGCAGAGGAGGCTTGGAGAGTGCTCAGGGCTGGCCGGAGGAACCAGAGCTTTGCCAGCACTCATCTCAACCACAACTCCAGCCGCAGCCACAGCATCTTCTCCATCCGGATCCTGCACGTCCACCCAGAGGCTGACCAGGGCCAGGCCACACAAACCAGCGA GCTGGCTGTCTGTGACCTGGCTGGCTCAGAGCGTTGTAAGGACCAGCGCAAcgaggagaggatgaaggaggctAACAATATCaacacctccctccacacccTGGGCCGCTGTATCGCTGCTCTGAGGCACAACCAGAACAACAA GTCGCGACCCCCTCAGGTGGTGCCGTTCAGAGACAGTAAGCTGACCCGGGTTCTCCAGGGCTTTTTCTGCGGCCGGGGGCGCTCCAGCATGGTGGTCAACATCAACCCCTGTGCCTCCACCTACGACGAGACCCTGCAGGCCCTCAAGTTCTCTGCCATCGCCACACAG CTGGTCCATGGGTCGTCCACTAAGACCCGGGTGGCCTACATCCTGTCCCTGCTGCGGGAGCCCCAGCCTCACTCCAATGACAGCACTCTGATGGAGGATGACGATGACAGTGATGAAGACGGGGACATCACCATGTTCGATTCAGAT GCTCTGCTGCGGGCCATCGAGGTGCTGAAGAGGGAGGTGCAGAGGCAGCGGGAGGAGAAGGAGGCGCTGGAGGCCACCGTCAGAGAGCAGGTGTTCTCTGAGATGATGGAGGTCATCTCTGGCATGGAGAAGGACTTCAGCCAGACCCTGGAGACTGAGAAGGCTCTGATGGAGGAGAGGTTTGAGGACAAGATCAACAACCTGCAGAAAAGCCTCAAGAGATACTACAACCAGGAAATAGAG GAGCGTGATGAACAGATTGAGGCACTGACTGCAGGCCTGGAGAAAAGGGGAGGCGTGTCCCTAGCAGAGCCAGCCCCACTCCCCCTCTTCCCACCCCTAGCCCtgggaggagaggctgagggtCCCACTCCCCGTCGCTCCCAGCGCCTGGCCTCCACAACCACAGGAGAGCTGAGCAGAGTGAGGGCCGAGCTGCTGGAGAAAACACAAG AACTGAGGCGCGTCCAGGGGCAGCTCACACCACCAGAGCCCTCTGACGCCCTGACCAACGCTGCCGACCGCAAGCTGGGGGAGGGCCAGAAG AACCTGCGTCAGTTGCGTCTGGACCTGCAGAGGCTGGGTCTGAACCTGCAGTCTGGAGAGAGGGCATGCTGCCGCAACACTGGCGGGGAGAGGCTGCGCCATGCGCTCGCCTCTGCAGACCACACACTGGCCAAACAG GACCAGACCCTGGTAGAGCTGCAGAACGGCCTGCTGCTGATCAAGGCTGACCTGAGGAGGAAGGCAGAGACCCTGGCCCAGATGGGTCAGATGCCCCCCTGTGGCTCAGCCTCTGCTACTCCCGGCTCCTGTCAGAAGAGGGGCTGTGGTGCAGCAGGCAACGCTGAGAACCAGCCCCCAGAGAAACAATCCTTCTTCCGCTCCCTTCTCTCACAACGTACCCCGTCACGAAACAGACAGGGACGCCCCCGTGAAGATCAAACCACACCCTACTCACGGATCCTTCGCTCCCGCCAACAGTCTCCTCCCCCAAGTCCCTGCCCCTCTGGCAGGTACAGGGTCACCAAGTGCTGA